One Rosa chinensis cultivar Old Blush chromosome 5, RchiOBHm-V2, whole genome shotgun sequence genomic region harbors:
- the LOC112164845 gene encoding ATP synthase gamma chain, chloroplastic, which produces MSCSNVTMWVSSKPSLTDTSSLSFRSCLSPFQLPSQNSLTGNPSRSSTVTCGLRELRDRIASVSNTKKITEAMKLVAAAKVRRAQEAVVNGRPFSQTLVEVLYNINEQLQVEDIDSPLTNVRPVKKVALVVVTGDRGLCGGFNNQIIKKAERRIAELKALGLEYTIVSVGKKGNSYFLRRPYIPVDKFIEGTNLPTAKEAQAIADDVFSLFVSEEVDKVELLYTKFVSLVKSDPVIHTLLPLSPKGEICDINGTCVDAAEDEFFRLTTKEGKLTVERDATTTETVDFSPILQFEQDPVQILDALLPLYLNSQVLRALQESLASELAARMTAMSNASDNAVELKKSLSRVYNRQRQAKITGEILEIVSGANALT; this is translated from the coding sequence ATGTCTTGTTCAAATGTGACAATGTGGGTGTCCTCTAAACCTTCCCTCACTGACACCTCCTCCCTCTCCTTCCGCTCTTGCCTGAGTCCTTTCCAGCTTCCTTCTCAGAACTCACTCACCGGCAACCCCTCCAGATCGTCCACCGTGACCTGTGGCCTCCGTGAGCTTCGTGATCGTATTGCGTCTGTATCAAACACCAAGAAGATCACCGAAGCCATGAAGCTTGTGGCCGCTGCCAAAGTccgcagagctcaagaagctgTCGTAAATGGAAGACCCTTTTCGCAAACTCTAGTGGAAGTTCTTTACAACATCAATGAGCAGCTCCAAGTAGAAGACATAGATTCACCTCTCACCAATGTTAGACCTGTCAAGAAGGTCGCTCTTGTTGTTGTGACGGGTGATCGTGGTCTTTGCGGAGGTTTCAACAATCAGATCATTAAAAAAGCCGAGAGGAGGATCGCTGAGTTGAAGGCTCTTGGTCTTGAGTATACTATTGTTAGTGTTGGCAAGAAGGGTAACTCTTATTTTCTACGTCGGCCTTATATTCCGGTTGATAAGTTCATTGAAGGAACCAATCTCCCTACCGCCAAGGAAGCACAGGCCATAGCCGATGATgtcttctctctttttgttaGTGAGGAAGTCGACAAGGTGGAGCTTCTGTACACGAAATTCGTGTCATTGGTGAAGTCTGATCCTGTGATTCACACCTTGCTGCCACTCTCACCGAAAGGAGAGATTTGTGACATTAATGGCACTTGTGTAGATGCTGCTGAAGATGAGTTCTTCCGGTTGACAACTAAAGAAGGGAAACTGACTGTAGAGAGAGATGCAACCACTACAGAAACAGTGGATTTCTCTCCGATTCTGCAGTTTGAGCAGGATCCGGTTCAGATTCTCGACGCATTGCTGCCTTTGTACCTTAACAGTCAAGTTTTGAGGGCATTGCAGGAGTCATTGGCCAGTGAGCTAGCTGCTAGGATGACTGCTATGAGCAATGCGTCCGATAATGCAGTCGAGTTGAAGAAGAGCTTGTCGAGGGTTTACAACAGGCAGCGCCAGGCGAAAATCACCGGGGAGATCTTGGAGATTGTTTCTGGTGCCAATGCCTTAACCTAA
- the LOC112164846 gene encoding uncharacterized protein LOC112164846 isoform X2, with the protein MSLCSNEQSIGVGCISGQKVAVDRENFNGHDESVLRCEEEEDEDEEEDVDFNPFLKGAVSPEASSSLSSEVEGIDGEVDDVGGNNGVDSLNVGCEGETRAAEDSEHGEQEMVMQTAAASSEDVSENELGNFDSGIEHVEEKDDGSSLGPDVNHVAEGQLSCKADTRTSTIDLDDEGEDAICKRTRARYSLASFTLDELETFLQETDDDDDLQNIDDEEEYRKFLTAVLHGGEGDDQLTKENENAADDEDEENDADFELELEELLDSDVDENTRDKSTVYEGAGRRPKTRQNRKSSARSKKNLGQTKRSLRPLLPVLPHGPISTFYTQDTRTSIPGIASSSLSSTMDYRSKSGFTAHQIGRLHHLIYEHVQLLIQVFSLCVLDNSRQHIASQVQRLICEMLHKRDEVLAWKNVPYPNIFFFPSVPTETPQSYQIQSTLVSSHTSDAHAASSPSNKQMLVSPNVSPFWVPSINGPVLSVLDVAPLSLIGRYMDDIDTAVQGNRRCFKETISDICLEKEPLFPLPNFPSCAQANCEVVSGMGSSAVNVVPSSHSQPPKKSLATAIVESTKKQSVALVPREIANLAQRFYPLFNPALYPHKPPPAAVTNRVLFTDAEDELLALGLMEYNTDWKAIQQRFLPCKSKHQIFVRQKNRCSSRAPENSIKAVRRMKTSPLTAEEISCIQEGLKAYKYDLMAVWKFVVPHRDPSLLPRQWRTALGTQKSYKLDEAKKEKRRLYDLKRRANKKADMPSWQSSSEKEDCQAEKSCGENNSADGPMDNAGETYVHEAFLADWRPGTSSGERNLHSGINGHKEAPHSQTGNMHQLLSASKYPQNPSSHMTGVGQFASSATKSSHPISTSSTSGSQFCYPTYQARRTTGAHLVKLAPDLPPVNLPPSVRVVSQSAFKGYVRGASSHVAGAGGGFGATKENAVSQLSQVGRSGTFNAIAARQNKSQYSKESVTNLRPEDSKIFKEKCVEKGGDTGSDLQMHPLLFQTPEDGRLPYYPLNCSTSNSNSYGFLSENQPQLHLTLLHNPHQENQADDGLVRSLKKSNVMSRGIDFHPLMQRTENVNSVTVTTCSTAPLSVGSGGKYDQVQHPSDSFQTEVPEATGTKPRPDEGATELDLEIHLSSTSRKERALKSRDVNQHNLVKSRTAPGTGTTMIAQCDETGDQSQPDIEMEQEELSDSAEESEENVEFECEEMADSEGEEDGSACEQISEMQNKDVASFTKKGPATAEHDDNIHIHRIPSLELGLSNQGMDEASNSSWLSLDTYSADREESMTSEGRAAKDLVSPPPNKSCKKVRLRTRANSQKQVVDMAQQLSLGPLALPPVRKPRKRVCRPNLNIGLTVENSSSD; encoded by the exons ATGTCTTTGTGTTCGAATGAGCAGTCAATCGGAGTTGGGTGTATTAGTGGTCAGAAGGTTGCTGTGGATAGGGAGAACTTCAATGGGCATGATGAGAGTGTTTTGAGATGcgaggaggaagaggatgaggatgaggaggaaGATGTGGATTTCAATCCTTTTCTTAAAGGAGCTGTTTCGCCAGAGGCTTCTTCGAGTCTGAGCTCCGAAGTGGAGGGTATAGATGGTGAAGTTGATGACGTCGGCGGAAACAATGGCGTTGACTCGTTGAATGTAGGTTGTGAGGGGGAGACGCGTGCTGCTGAAGATTCTGAGCATGGGGAGCAAGAAATGGTGATGCAAACTGCTGCTGCTTCTTCTGAAGATGTCTCGGAAAATGAATTAGGGAACTTTGATTCCGGAATTGAACATGTGGAAGAAAAGGATGATGGCTCAAGTTTGGGACCTGATGTTAATCATGTTGCTGAAGGTCAGTTGAGTTGCAAAGCAGACACCAGGACGTCCACAATAGATCTAGATGATGAGGGTGAAGATGCAATCTGTAAACGCACACGGGCCCGCTATTCCTTAGCAAGTTTCACACTTGATGAACTCGAAACTTTTCTTCAAGAAACAGATGATGACGATGACCTCCAAAAtattgatgatgaagaagagtaCAGGAAATTTCTCACTGCTGTTTTACATGGTGGAGAAGGTGATGACCAGTTgactaaagaaaatgaaaatgctgctgatgatgaagatgaggagaaTGATGCTGACTTTGAGTTAGAACTAGAAGAGCTTCTTGATAGTGATGTGGATGAAAATACAAGGGATAAAAGTACAGTGTATGAGGGAGCTGGAAGGCGACCAAAGACTCGACAGAATAGAAAGTCCTCTGCTAGATCTAAGAAGAATTTAGGACAGACAAAGAGGTCATTGCGCCCCCTTTTACCAGTTTTGCCACATGGACCAATTTCCACTTTTTATACTCAGGACACGAGAACTTCAATACCTGGGATTGCTTCAAGCTCTTTGTCTTCTACAATGGATTATCGTTCTAAAAGTGGATTCACTGCTCACCAGATAGGCCGGTTGCACCATTTGATCTATGAACATGTGCAGCTGCTTATTCAAGTATTTTCTCTTTGTGTACTTGATAACTCCAGGCAACATATTGCCTCCCAGGTTCAGAGATTGATCTGTGAGATGCTCCACAAGCGTGATGAAGTACTGGCGTGGAAAAATGTACCATATcctaatattttctttttcccatCAGTGCCAACTGAAACACCTCAATCCTATCAGATACAAAGCACTTTAGTGTCATCCCACACATCTGATGCGCATGCAGCGTCTTCTCCTTCCAATAAGCAGATGTTAGTTTCCCCAAATGTCTCTCCTTTCTGGGTGCCTTCTATAAATGGCCCTGTGCTATCTGTCCTGGATGTTGCTCCACTTAGTTTGATTGGGAGATACATGGATGATATTGATACTG CTGTCCAGGGGAATCGACGGTGTTTCAAAGAAACTATTTCCGACATTTGCCTTGAAAAAGAGCCTTTGTTTCCCCTTCCTAACTTCCCATCATGTGCTCAAGCCAACTGTGAAGTTGTAAGTGGGATGGGTTCCTCAGCTGTCAATGTGGTTCCATCTTCACATAGTCAACCACCAAAGAAGTCACTGGCTACAGCAATTGTTGAAAGTACCAAGAAGCAATCAGTTGCTTTAGTCCCAAGGGAAATCGCAAACTTGGCCCAGAGATTTTATCCTTTGTTCAATCCAGCATTATATCCCCATAAGCCACCCCCCGCAGCTGTCACAAATCGGGTGCTTTTCACTGATGCAGAAGATGA ATTATTAGCATTGGGGTTAATGGAATATAATACTGATTGGAAGGCAATCCAACAACGTTTTCTTCCTTGCAAATCTAAACACCAG ATTTTTGTCAGGCAGAAAAATCGTTGCTCATCAAGGGCACCAGAAAATTCCATAAAG GCAGTTCGGAGGATGAAAACCTCACCTTTGACTGCAGAAGAGATATCCTGTATTCAGGAG GGACTCAAAGCTTATAAATACGATTTGATGGCCGTATGGAAATTTGTTGTCCCACATAGAGATCCATCCTTACTGCCCCGGCAGTGGCGCACCGCTCTTGGAACTCAGAAGTCATATAAGCTGGATGAAGCAAAAAAGGAGAAGCGGCGGTTATATGATTTAAAAAGAAGAGCAAATAAAAAAGCAGATATGCCAAGTTGGCAAAGTTCATCTGAGAAAGAG GACTGTCAGGCTGAAAAATCTTGTGGAGAGAACAATAGTGCAGATGGTCCCATGGATAATGCAGGTGAAACTTACGTTCATGAGGCCTTTTTAGCAGATTGGAGACCGGGTACTTCCAGTGGAGAGAGAAACCTTCACAGTGGAATTAATGGGCATAAAGAAGCTCCTCATTCCCAGACTGGTAATATGCACCAACTTCTATCTGCCTCGAAGTATCCCCAGAATCCTTCATCTCATATGACTGGCGTTGGACAATTTGCATCTAGTGCCACAAAATCGAGTCATCCTATTTCGACCTCAAGCACCTCTGGATCCCAGTTTTGTTATCCAACATATCAAGCTCGTAGAACTACTGGTGCACACTTGGTTAAACTAGCACCAGACTTGCCCCCTGTGAATCTTCCACCATCCGTTCGTGTTGTCTCACAATCTGCCTTTAAAGGATATGTACGTGGGGCATCTTCCCATGTTGCAGGTGCTGGAGGTGGTTTTGGTGCCACAAAAGAGAATGCAGTTTCTCAACTTTCTCAAGTTGGAAGGTCTGGAACCTTCAATGCCATAGCAGCTAGACAGAATAAAAGTCAGTATTCAAAAGAAAGTGTTACAAACTTGCGCCCAGAAGACTCTAAAATTTTCAAGGAAAAGTGTGTAGAGAAAGGAGGAGATACTGGTTCTGATCTTCAGATGCATCCTTTGCTGTTCCAGACCCCTGAAGATGGACGTTTGCCGTATTACCCATTGAACTGCAGCACTAGCAATTCTAATTCTTACGGTTTTCTATCAGAAAACCAGCCTCAGCTACATCTAACTCTTTTACATAATCCTCACCAAGAAAATCAGGCTGATGATGGTCTTGTCAGATCATTGAAGAAATCCAATGTAATGTCACGCGGCATTGATTTCCATCCACTTATGCAAAGAACTGAGAATGTAAATAGCGTCACAGTAACAACATGCTCAACTGCACCCCTTTCTGTTGGTTCTGGGGGCAAGTATGATCAAGTCCAACATCCTTCTGATTCCTTTCAGACTGAGGTTCCAGAGGCTACTGGCACTAAACCTCGTCCTGATGAAGGAGCTACTGAACTGGACTTGGAGATCCACCTAAGTTCTACATCCAGAAAGGAAAGGGCTTTGAAAAGTAGAGATGTGAATCAGCATAATTTGGTTAAATCAAGAACTGCTCCTGGTACTGGAACTACAATGATAGCTCAATGTG ATGAAACGGGTGACCAGTCTCAACCTGATATTGAGATGGAACAGGAAGAGTTAAGCGACTCTGCTGAAGAAAGTGAAGAAAATGTCGAGTTTGAGTGTGAGGAGATGGCAGATTCTGAAGGAGAGGAAGATGGATCAGCATGTGAACAAATTTCTGAGATGCAGAACAAG GATGTTGCAAGTTTCACAAAGAAAGGACCTGCAACAGCAGAGCACGATGACAACATTCACATTCACAGGATTCCTTCGTTAGAGTTGGGTTTATCAAATCAAGGAATGGATGAGGCTAGTAATTCCTCATGGTTAAGTCTGGATACATATTCAGCAGATCGTGAGGAGAGCATGACTAGTGAGGGCCGTGCTGCGAAAGATTTGGTGTCACCCCCTCCGAACAAATCATGTAAGAAAGTGAGACTGAGAACAAGAGCTAATTCACAGAAACAAGTAGTGGACATGGCGCAACAACTGAGCTTGGGTCCTCTAGCACTTCCCCCTGTGAGGAAACCCAGGAAACGGGTATGCAGACCCAATTTGAACATAGGTTTGACAGTAGAAAACTCCAGCAGTGACTAA
- the LOC112164846 gene encoding uncharacterized protein LOC112164846 isoform X1, which produces MSLCSNEQSIGVGCISGQKVAVDRENFNGHDESVLRCEEEEDEDEEEDVDFNPFLKGAVSPEASSSLSSEVEGIDGEVDDVGGNNGVDSLNVGCEGETRAAEDSEHGEQEMVMQTAAASSEDVSENELGNFDSGIEHVEEKDDGSSLGPDVNHVAEGQLSCKADTRTSTIDLDDEGEDAICKRTRARYSLASFTLDELETFLQETDDDDDLQNIDDEEEYRKFLTAVLHGGEGDDQLTKENENAADDEDEENDADFELELEELLDSDVDENTRDKSTVYEGAGRRPKTRQNRKSSARSKKNLGQTKRSLRPLLPVLPHGPISTFYTQDTRTSIPGIASSSLSSTMDYRSKSGFTAHQIGRLHHLIYEHVQLLIQVFSLCVLDNSRQHIASQVQRLICEMLHKRDEVLAWKNVPYPNIFFFPSVPTETPQSYQIQSTLVSSHTSDAHAASSPSNKQMLVSPNVSPFWVPSINGPVLSVLDVAPLSLIGRYMDDIDTAVQGNRRCFKETISDICLEKEPLFPLPNFPSCAQANCEVVSGMGSSAVNVVPSSHSQPPKKSLATAIVESTKKQSVALVPREIANLAQRFYPLFNPALYPHKPPPAAVTNRVLFTDAEDELLALGLMEYNTDWKAIQQRFLPCKSKHQIFVRQKNRCSSRAPENSIKAVRRMKTSPLTAEEISCIQEGLKAYKYDLMAVWKFVVPHRDPSLLPRQWRTALGTQKSYKLDEAKKEKRRLYDLKRRANKKADMPSWQSSSEKEDCQAEKSCGENNSADGPMDNAGETYVHEAFLADWRPGTSSGERNLHSGINGHKEAPHSQTGNMHQLLSASKYPQNPSSHMTGVGQFASSATKSSHPISTSSTSGSQFCYPTYQARRTTGAHLVKLAPDLPPVNLPPSVRVVSQSAFKGYVRGASSHVAGAGGGFGATKENAVSQLSQVGRSGTFNAIAARQNKSQYSKESVTNLRPEDSKIFKEKCVEKGGDTGSDLQMHPLLFQTPEDGRLPYYPLNCSTSNSNSYGFLSENQPQLHLTLLHNPHQENQADDGLVRSLKKSNVMSRGIDFHPLMQRTENVNSVTVTTCSTAPLSVGSGGKYDQVQHPSDSFQTEVPEATGTKPRPDEGATELDLEIHLSSTSRKERALKSRDVNQHNLVKSRTAPGTGTTMIAQCGNTPFYNHAENSSTSRSEFVSGGNTLVIPSNNMSRYDPDETGDQSQPDIEMEQEELSDSAEESEENVEFECEEMADSEGEEDGSACEQISEMQNKDVASFTKKGPATAEHDDNIHIHRIPSLELGLSNQGMDEASNSSWLSLDTYSADREESMTSEGRAAKDLVSPPPNKSCKKVRLRTRANSQKQVVDMAQQLSLGPLALPPVRKPRKRVCRPNLNIGLTVENSSSD; this is translated from the exons ATGTCTTTGTGTTCGAATGAGCAGTCAATCGGAGTTGGGTGTATTAGTGGTCAGAAGGTTGCTGTGGATAGGGAGAACTTCAATGGGCATGATGAGAGTGTTTTGAGATGcgaggaggaagaggatgaggatgaggaggaaGATGTGGATTTCAATCCTTTTCTTAAAGGAGCTGTTTCGCCAGAGGCTTCTTCGAGTCTGAGCTCCGAAGTGGAGGGTATAGATGGTGAAGTTGATGACGTCGGCGGAAACAATGGCGTTGACTCGTTGAATGTAGGTTGTGAGGGGGAGACGCGTGCTGCTGAAGATTCTGAGCATGGGGAGCAAGAAATGGTGATGCAAACTGCTGCTGCTTCTTCTGAAGATGTCTCGGAAAATGAATTAGGGAACTTTGATTCCGGAATTGAACATGTGGAAGAAAAGGATGATGGCTCAAGTTTGGGACCTGATGTTAATCATGTTGCTGAAGGTCAGTTGAGTTGCAAAGCAGACACCAGGACGTCCACAATAGATCTAGATGATGAGGGTGAAGATGCAATCTGTAAACGCACACGGGCCCGCTATTCCTTAGCAAGTTTCACACTTGATGAACTCGAAACTTTTCTTCAAGAAACAGATGATGACGATGACCTCCAAAAtattgatgatgaagaagagtaCAGGAAATTTCTCACTGCTGTTTTACATGGTGGAGAAGGTGATGACCAGTTgactaaagaaaatgaaaatgctgctgatgatgaagatgaggagaaTGATGCTGACTTTGAGTTAGAACTAGAAGAGCTTCTTGATAGTGATGTGGATGAAAATACAAGGGATAAAAGTACAGTGTATGAGGGAGCTGGAAGGCGACCAAAGACTCGACAGAATAGAAAGTCCTCTGCTAGATCTAAGAAGAATTTAGGACAGACAAAGAGGTCATTGCGCCCCCTTTTACCAGTTTTGCCACATGGACCAATTTCCACTTTTTATACTCAGGACACGAGAACTTCAATACCTGGGATTGCTTCAAGCTCTTTGTCTTCTACAATGGATTATCGTTCTAAAAGTGGATTCACTGCTCACCAGATAGGCCGGTTGCACCATTTGATCTATGAACATGTGCAGCTGCTTATTCAAGTATTTTCTCTTTGTGTACTTGATAACTCCAGGCAACATATTGCCTCCCAGGTTCAGAGATTGATCTGTGAGATGCTCCACAAGCGTGATGAAGTACTGGCGTGGAAAAATGTACCATATcctaatattttctttttcccatCAGTGCCAACTGAAACACCTCAATCCTATCAGATACAAAGCACTTTAGTGTCATCCCACACATCTGATGCGCATGCAGCGTCTTCTCCTTCCAATAAGCAGATGTTAGTTTCCCCAAATGTCTCTCCTTTCTGGGTGCCTTCTATAAATGGCCCTGTGCTATCTGTCCTGGATGTTGCTCCACTTAGTTTGATTGGGAGATACATGGATGATATTGATACTG CTGTCCAGGGGAATCGACGGTGTTTCAAAGAAACTATTTCCGACATTTGCCTTGAAAAAGAGCCTTTGTTTCCCCTTCCTAACTTCCCATCATGTGCTCAAGCCAACTGTGAAGTTGTAAGTGGGATGGGTTCCTCAGCTGTCAATGTGGTTCCATCTTCACATAGTCAACCACCAAAGAAGTCACTGGCTACAGCAATTGTTGAAAGTACCAAGAAGCAATCAGTTGCTTTAGTCCCAAGGGAAATCGCAAACTTGGCCCAGAGATTTTATCCTTTGTTCAATCCAGCATTATATCCCCATAAGCCACCCCCCGCAGCTGTCACAAATCGGGTGCTTTTCACTGATGCAGAAGATGA ATTATTAGCATTGGGGTTAATGGAATATAATACTGATTGGAAGGCAATCCAACAACGTTTTCTTCCTTGCAAATCTAAACACCAG ATTTTTGTCAGGCAGAAAAATCGTTGCTCATCAAGGGCACCAGAAAATTCCATAAAG GCAGTTCGGAGGATGAAAACCTCACCTTTGACTGCAGAAGAGATATCCTGTATTCAGGAG GGACTCAAAGCTTATAAATACGATTTGATGGCCGTATGGAAATTTGTTGTCCCACATAGAGATCCATCCTTACTGCCCCGGCAGTGGCGCACCGCTCTTGGAACTCAGAAGTCATATAAGCTGGATGAAGCAAAAAAGGAGAAGCGGCGGTTATATGATTTAAAAAGAAGAGCAAATAAAAAAGCAGATATGCCAAGTTGGCAAAGTTCATCTGAGAAAGAG GACTGTCAGGCTGAAAAATCTTGTGGAGAGAACAATAGTGCAGATGGTCCCATGGATAATGCAGGTGAAACTTACGTTCATGAGGCCTTTTTAGCAGATTGGAGACCGGGTACTTCCAGTGGAGAGAGAAACCTTCACAGTGGAATTAATGGGCATAAAGAAGCTCCTCATTCCCAGACTGGTAATATGCACCAACTTCTATCTGCCTCGAAGTATCCCCAGAATCCTTCATCTCATATGACTGGCGTTGGACAATTTGCATCTAGTGCCACAAAATCGAGTCATCCTATTTCGACCTCAAGCACCTCTGGATCCCAGTTTTGTTATCCAACATATCAAGCTCGTAGAACTACTGGTGCACACTTGGTTAAACTAGCACCAGACTTGCCCCCTGTGAATCTTCCACCATCCGTTCGTGTTGTCTCACAATCTGCCTTTAAAGGATATGTACGTGGGGCATCTTCCCATGTTGCAGGTGCTGGAGGTGGTTTTGGTGCCACAAAAGAGAATGCAGTTTCTCAACTTTCTCAAGTTGGAAGGTCTGGAACCTTCAATGCCATAGCAGCTAGACAGAATAAAAGTCAGTATTCAAAAGAAAGTGTTACAAACTTGCGCCCAGAAGACTCTAAAATTTTCAAGGAAAAGTGTGTAGAGAAAGGAGGAGATACTGGTTCTGATCTTCAGATGCATCCTTTGCTGTTCCAGACCCCTGAAGATGGACGTTTGCCGTATTACCCATTGAACTGCAGCACTAGCAATTCTAATTCTTACGGTTTTCTATCAGAAAACCAGCCTCAGCTACATCTAACTCTTTTACATAATCCTCACCAAGAAAATCAGGCTGATGATGGTCTTGTCAGATCATTGAAGAAATCCAATGTAATGTCACGCGGCATTGATTTCCATCCACTTATGCAAAGAACTGAGAATGTAAATAGCGTCACAGTAACAACATGCTCAACTGCACCCCTTTCTGTTGGTTCTGGGGGCAAGTATGATCAAGTCCAACATCCTTCTGATTCCTTTCAGACTGAGGTTCCAGAGGCTACTGGCACTAAACCTCGTCCTGATGAAGGAGCTACTGAACTGGACTTGGAGATCCACCTAAGTTCTACATCCAGAAAGGAAAGGGCTTTGAAAAGTAGAGATGTGAATCAGCATAATTTGGTTAAATCAAGAACTGCTCCTGGTACTGGAACTACAATGATAGCTCAATGTGGTAATACTCCATTTTATAACCATGCTGAAAATTCCTCTACAAGTCGTAGCGAGTTTGTTTCTGGCGGTAATACATTGGTTATACCAAGTAATAACATGAGTAGATACGATCCAGATGAAACGGGTGACCAGTCTCAACCTGATATTGAGATGGAACAGGAAGAGTTAAGCGACTCTGCTGAAGAAAGTGAAGAAAATGTCGAGTTTGAGTGTGAGGAGATGGCAGATTCTGAAGGAGAGGAAGATGGATCAGCATGTGAACAAATTTCTGAGATGCAGAACAAG GATGTTGCAAGTTTCACAAAGAAAGGACCTGCAACAGCAGAGCACGATGACAACATTCACATTCACAGGATTCCTTCGTTAGAGTTGGGTTTATCAAATCAAGGAATGGATGAGGCTAGTAATTCCTCATGGTTAAGTCTGGATACATATTCAGCAGATCGTGAGGAGAGCATGACTAGTGAGGGCCGTGCTGCGAAAGATTTGGTGTCACCCCCTCCGAACAAATCATGTAAGAAAGTGAGACTGAGAACAAGAGCTAATTCACAGAAACAAGTAGTGGACATGGCGCAACAACTGAGCTTGGGTCCTCTAGCACTTCCCCCTGTGAGGAAACCCAGGAAACGGGTATGCAGACCCAATTTGAACATAGGTTTGACAGTAGAAAACTCCAGCAGTGACTAA